Proteins encoded in a region of the Belonocnema kinseyi isolate 2016_QV_RU_SX_M_011 unplaced genomic scaffold, B_treatae_v1 SchBZDm_865;HRSCAF=975, whole genome shotgun sequence genome:
- the LOC117182579 gene encoding uncharacterized protein LOC117182579 — protein MNFANLVPPTSHPSTNTSDLREIFPSIHRVAVRLPAFWPDDPEMWFVQIEQQFLLAGITSEDTKFSYVAGHLEPKYAAEVRDILTNPPSQNRYVKLKTELIKRLSESQENKVKRLLEHEEIGDRKPSQILRHLRSYAGSIVSDEVLRPLWLSRLPSTIQAILASRSQSPLDDMAELADAIAETITPRGRVAEMQVSNPESLETLMQCMILVMTSQIEEVKNALRQEISAATANNHNRFRGRSRNRSFSRDSRDRSQSRKDGRCWYHRKFGECAVKCTKPCSYSENSQTGR, from the coding sequence ATGAATTTCGCGAATCTTGTTCCGCCTACTTCACACCCAAGCACAAACACGAGTGACCTCCGTGAAATTTTCCCGTCAATTCATCGCGTTGCCGTGCGCTTACCAGCTTTTTGGCCTGATGATCCCGAAATGTGGTTTGTTCAAATCGAACAACAGTTCTTGCTCGCGGGAATCACTTCTGAGGACACGAAATTTAGTTATGTGGCCGGGCATCTCGAGCCAAAATACGCCGCGGAAGTGAGAGACATTCTGACGAATCCCCCATCACAAAATAGATATGTGAAATTAAAAACGGAGTTAATAAAAAGACTTAGTGAATCTCAAGAAAATAAAGTGAAACGTTTACTCGAACATGAGGAAATAGGAGACAGAAAACCATCGCAAATTTTGCGCCACCTGAGATCGTATGCTGGTTCAATCGTTTCCGATGAAGTGCTCCGCCCTCTATGGTTAAGTCGCCTTCCCTCAACAATTCAAGCGATCTTGGCAAGTCGCTCGCAGAGTCCCTTAGACGACATGGCGGAACTGGCAGATGCAATTGCCGAAACGATTACACCTAGAGGTCGTGTGGCAGAAATGCAAGTAAGCAATCCGGAATCTTTAGAGACATTAATGCAATGCATGATTCTCGTCATGACCTCTCAGATTGAAGAGGTGAAGAATGCTCTGAGACAAGAAATCTCAGCTGCCACGGCTAATAACCACAATCGCTTCCGCGGAAGATCGCGTAACCGCTCATTTTCTCGTGATTCTCGTGATCGTAGTCAGAGCAGGAAAGATGGACGTTGTTGGTATCATAGAAAGTTCGGTGAATGTGCTGTGAAGTGTACCAAACCCTGTTCTTATTCGGAAAACTCGCAGACCGGACGCTAA